The Agromyces sp. G08B096 DNA window GGCGCCGTGGACGCGGTCCGGGCGGCCCAGATCGAGACGGCGCACTACTTCAACTTCACGCCGTACGTGGTGGCCGGCTTGCTGTTCGTGCTGCTCGCCTGGCCGACGATCCGGCTCACCGACTGGGTGTCCGCGCGCATGCGCGCCCGCGAACGCGCGGGGAGCATCGTATGAGCGGCGCGCTGCTCGAGCTCCGCGGCATCCGCAGGGCGTACGGCGAGCACGAGGTGCTGCGGGGCGTCGATCTCGACGTCGGCGCGCACGAAGTCGTGGCGCTCATCGGGGCCTCCGGTTCCGGCAAATCGACGCTGCTGCGAACCGTGAACCTCCTGGAGCCGATCGACGACGGCATCATCCGCCTCGGCGGCGAGGACATCAGCGACCCGCGGGTCGATCCCGATCGCGTCCGGTCGCGGATCGGCGCGGTCTTCCAGGCGTACAACCTCTTCCCCCACCTCTCGGTGCTCGAGAACGTCACCCTCGCGGCACGTCTCGTGCACCGGATGCCCCGTCAGCAGGCCGAGGCGGAGGCGCACCGATTGCTCGCCTCGATCGGGCTCGACGGGCTCGCGGGCGCCTACCCCGACCGCCTTTCGGGCGGCCAGCAGCAGCGGGTGGCCATCGTCCGGGCCGTCCTCACCGGTCCCGAGCTGCTGCTGCTCGACGAGGTCACGAGCGCGCTCGACCCCGAGCTCGTCGGCGAGGTGCTGGCCCTCGTCCGATCGCTCGCCGAGCAGGGCACGACCATCCTCATGGCCACGCACGAGATGGCGTTCGCGCGGGAGGTCGCCGACCGGGTCGTCTTCCTCGACGGCGGCTCGATCGTGGAGGAAGGCCCGGCGCAGGAGGTCCTCACCGACCCGCGCGAGCCCAGGACCCGCGAGTTCCTCGCCCGGTTCCTCTAGCGCGGGCTCAGCCGAGCAGGGCGCCCACCACCCGGGGCACGGCCTCGGCCACGTCGAGCGCGGTCACGGGCCCGCCGCCCGCGGCGGCGCTTGCGAGCCTGGCCGCCTCGCCGTGCACGTACGCGGCCGTCGCCGCGAGGCGGGTGAGGGCCGCGGCATCCGTCGCCAGCCGCTCGTGATGCGTGGCCGCGAGCGCGCCCAGGATGCCGCCGAGCACGTCGCCGGTGCCGGCGGTCGCGAGCCAGTGCGTCGGCGCCGCCACCGCGATGCGCGTGCCCTCGGGGTCGCACACGTAGGTGGTGGCGCCCTTCAGCAGCACGGCCGTGCCGGTCTCGTGCGCGGCGCGCTCCGCCCAGGCGCCCGGGTCGGCGCGGATCTCCTCGACGCTGGTGTCGACCTCGCGCGTCGCCAGCAGGCGCGCGAGCTCGCCGGCGTGCGGGGTGATCACGGTCGGGCCGGTGTGCGTGCCGACGAGGTCGAGGCCGCCGGCGTCGAGGACGACCGGCAGCCCGGAGGCGAGCGCGTGCTGCAGGTCGCCCGAGAGCATGAAGGAACGGCGCGACGGGTCGAGGCCCGAGCCGAGCAGCCACGCCTGCACGCGGCCCGGCTGGGTGACGGTCTCGGGTCGCCGGAGCAGCACGGCTTCGCGCACGGGCCGCGGCCCCGAGTAGCGCACCATGCCGACGCCCGCCCGGTGCGCGGCCTCGACGCCGAGCACCGCGGCGCCGGGATACTCGATCGAGCCCGTGACGACACCGAGCACACCTCGCCGGTACTTGTCGTCGTCGGCGGCCGGCCGCCGGATCCATGACGCGGCCTCGGCCGCCGTCCACTGCCCCCATGACGCCTGGTCCATGCACCAACGATAGGCCCGGCCGCCGCCCGGCGGCCGGCGTCGCCCGCAGTAGGTTGGAATGGATGACTCCGACACCGCCCTCCCCCATCAGCCTCGCGCCGCGCGTCGTCGTCTTCGACTACGGCGAGGTGATCTCCCGTTCGCCGAGCGAGGCCGACCGTGCCCTGCTCGTGGCCCGCGCCGGCGTGCCGGCCGAGGCGTTCTGGCCGGCGTACTGGGCGCATCGCGAGGCGCTCGATCAGGGCACGGCCTCGATCGCGGCGTACTGGCGACGGGTCGGCGCCGATGTCGGCGCCGCGTGGACCGAGCTCGACATCCACGAGCTGTGGGCGATCGACCACCGCGGCTGGCTGAGCGTCGACCCGGGCACGCTCGCCGTGCTGCACGCGCTCCGCGACGGCGGCACCCGGCTGGCGCTGCTCTCCAACGCGGGCGCCGACTTCTCCGGCTGGCTGCGCTCGGGCTCGTTCGCGCCATTGTTCGAGCGCGTGTTCGTGAGCGGCGAGCTCGGCCTCGTGAAGCCCGACGCCGCGATCTACGAGCGCGTCATCGACGAGCTCGGCATCGCGCCGGGCGAGTTCGTCTTCATCGACAACAAGGCCGAGAACGTCGAGGGCGCGATCGCCGTCGGCGGTGCGGGGCATGTCTTCACCGACGCCGCCGCGCTCGAGGCCTGGCTGCGGGAGCTCGAGTCATGAGCGCGCCCTCGACGGCGGCAGGGGCCGCGCCGGCATCCGCAGCCGACGCCGCGTCCGGTCCGGAGGACACGCCGGCGCTGTTCCGGCCCATCACCATCCGCGGTCTCGAGATCCGCAACCGCATCTGGGTGCCGCCCCTCTGCCAGTACTCCGTCACCCGGCGCGACGGCGTCCCCCACGACTGGCACCTGGTGCACCTCGGCTCGATGGCGGCCGGCGGCGCCGGACTCGTGCTGGCGGAAGCGACTGCCGTCTCGCCGGAGGGCCGCATCTCCGACCACGACACCGGCCTGTGGAACGACGAGCAGGCCGAGGCCTGGGCCCGCATCACACGGTTCATCCGCTCGCAGGGCGCCGCGTCCGGCATCCAGCTCGCCCACGCGGGCCGAAAGGCGTCGGTCTGGCCCGAGCACCTCCGCCGGCCGGGGTCGCAGCCGCTCGACGAGGGCGGCTGGACCACGGTCTCGGCCTCCGCCGTCGCGTTCGACGGGCTCCGGGAACCCGTCGCGCTCGATGAGGCCGACATCCTGCAGGTGATCGCCGACTTCCGCGCCGCCGCGCGGCGCGCCGTCGACGCGGGCTTCGACGTCGTCGAGGTGCACGCGGCGCACGGCTACCTCGTGCACCAGTTCCTGTCGCCGCTGTCGAACCGTCGCGACGACCGCTGGGGCGGCCCGCTCGAGCACCGCGCGCGGCTGCTCCTCGAGATCGTGCGCACCGTGCGTGCCGAGATCGGCGACCGGATGCCGCTCTTCGTGCGCTTCTCCGCGACCGACTGGGTCGAAGGCGGCTGGGACGAGGCGCAGACCTCGACCGTTGCGCGCTGGGCCGAGGAGGCCGGCGCCGACTTCTTCGACATCTCCACCGGTGGGCTCGTACGCGACGCCGGCATCCCGGTCGGGCCGGGCTACCAGGCGCCGTTCGCGGAGTACGTGGGCCGGCACGCCGGCGTGGAGGTGTCGGCCGTCGGCCGCATCACGACGGCCGAACAGGCCGAACAGCTCGTCGCGTCCGGCGCGGCCGACGCCGTCATGCTCGGCAAGGCGCAGATGCGCGACCCGCACTTCGCGATGCGTGCCGCCCACGAGCTCGGTGCCGGCACGTCGATGTGGCCCGTGCAGTACCTGCGCGCCCGACCGGAGGTCAACGGCGGCGACTGGTGACGACGGCGGCGCCCAGCGGAGGGGCGCCGCCATCGCGCATCATCCCCGCCTGGTCGCGTCCTGCACCTCTCCGACGAGCTCCTCGATGATGTCCTCGAGGAAGATCACGCCGGTGGTCGCCCCGTCTTCGTCGAAGGCCCGGGCGACGTGGGTGCCGAGCCGGCGCATCGTCGCGAGCGCGTCCTCGAGGTCGGTGCCGTCGAAGATCGACACGAGCCGGCGCACGCGCTTCGCGGGCAGCGGGTCATCGAACTCGTCGTCGTCGAGGTCGATGACGTCCTTCAGGTGCACGTAGCCCTCGGGATCGCCGTCGGCGCCGACGAGCACGTACCGCGAGAACCCGTGCCGGGCGACCGCGCGCTCGACGTCCGCGGGCGTGGCGCCGGGCGGCAGGCTCACGAGCTCCGCCATCGGCACCGCGACGTCGCGCACGCGCTTCGTGGTGAACTCGAACGCCGCGGTCAGGGTTCCGCTCGCATCGTCGAGCACGCCCTCGCGGCGCGACTGGTCGACGATGGTCTGCACCTCTTCGAGCGTGAAGGTCGAGGACGCCTCCGACTTCGGCTCGACCCGGAAGAGCCGCAGCACGCCGTTCGCGGTGGCGTTCAGGGCGACGATCGCGAACCGGAACACGCGGGCGATCCACACGAGCGGCGGCGCGAGCAACAGCACCGCCTTGTCGGGCAGCGAGAACGAGAGGTTCTTCGGCACCATCTCGCCGAAGACGACATGCAGGTACGAGACGAGCACGAGCGTGATGACGAACGCGATCGTGCCGATGACCTCCTCGGGCCAGCCGGTGAGGTGCAGCGGAATCTCGAGCAGGTGGTGGATCGCCGGCTCCGACACGTTCAGGATCAGCAGCGAGCAGATCGTGATGCCGAGCTGACTCATCGCGAGCATCAGCGTCGCGTGCTCCATCGCCCAGAGCGCGGTCTTCGCACGTCGGCTGCCGCGCTCGGCCAGGGGCTCGATCTGCGAGCGCCGCGCGGAGATGACCGCGAACTCGGCGCCGACGAAGAAGGCGTTGCCCGCGAGGAGCACCACGAGCCAGACGAGGCCCATCCAGTCGCTCATCGCTCGTCCTCCCGTCGGCTCGGGACGTCGGCGATCTCGGCCTCGTCCGCCGCCTCGGGCAACGGATCGGGGATGAATCTCAGCCGGTCGATCCGTCGTCCGTCGAGGCGCTGCACCACGAGGCGGCCGCCGTCGATCGCCACCTCGTCGCCCACCGCCGCGAGGCGGCCGAGCGCGCTGGTGACGAATCCGGCGACGGTCTCGTAGTCGCCGTCCTCCGGCACCCGGATCGCGGTGCGATCGAGCAGCTCGTCCGGGCGGAGGATGCCGGGGAAGCTGACCTGGTCGCCGCGGCGGACGATGCCGGCGCGCGTGCGGTCGTGCTCATCGGCGACCTCGCCCACGAGCTCCTCCACGAGGTCCTCCAGCGTGGCGACGCCGGCGGTCCCGCCGTACTCGTCGACGACGACGGCCATCTGGAACCCGCGGCCGCGCAGCTCGCCGAGCAGGGTGTCGAGCGTCATGGTCTCCGGCACCCGGAGCACCTCCGACTGCAGCGCGGACGCGGGCACGTCGGGGCGGCGCTCGCGCGGCACGGCGACGGCCTGCTTCACGTGGACGACGCCGACGACGTCGTCGAGGTTCTCGTCGTAGACGGGGAACCTGGAGTAGCCCGTCTGCCGGGCCAGCTCGAGGACGGCCTCGGCCGACTCGGCGCGCTGCACGGCCGCGAGCCGCGGCCGCGGCGTCATGACGTCGGACGCGTCGTGGTCGGCGAAGCGCAGCGTCCGCCCGAGGAGCGTCGCCGTGTCCTGCTCGAGCAGGCCGGCGCTCGCCGAGCGGCGCACGAGCGAGGACAGTTCCTCCGCCGACCGGGCGCCGGACAGCTCCTCCTTCGGCTCGATGCCGAAGGAGCGCAGGATGCCGTTCGCGCTGCCGTTGAGCAGGGAGATGGCGGGCCGGAACACCCAGGTGAACCCGGCCTGGAACGGCATCACGAGCTTCGCGGTCTGCCGCGGCAGGGCGAGCGCGAAGTTCTTCGGCACGAGCTCGCCGATCACCATCGAGAGCAGCGTCGCCACGATCATGGCCGTCGTGGCCCCGACCGGCCGGACGAGCGCCTCGGGCAGCCCGATCGCGCCGAGCGGTCCGGCGAGGAGCGACGAGATGGCGGGCTCCATCGTGTAGCCCGTGAGCAGCGTCGTCAGCGTGATGCCGAGCTGGGCGCTCGACAGGTGCGTCGACGTGATCTTCAACGCGGCGATGGTCATGCCGAGCCGGGTCTCGCCCTTGGCGCGGCGCGACTCGAGGTCGGCGCGGTCGAGATTGACGAGCGAGAACTCGCTCGCGACGAACAAGCCCGTGCCGATCGTGAGCAGGAGGCCGATGCCGAGCAGGATCCACTCAGACACGCGCACCTCCCCGATCGGTCACGGGCGGGGGTCTATGGCCGGGTGCGGTCGCAGAGGGAGGATCGTCCATGGTCGACCCAGTATATCGAGGGGCTCCCGCTCACCAGCTGACCGGCAGCGCCTTGCCCTCCTCGTAGCCGGCGGCCGACTGGATGCCCACGAGGGCGCGTTCGTGGAACTCGGCGAGCGTGGTCGCCCCGGCGTAAGTCGCCGAACTGCGCACGCCGGAGGTGATCATGTCGAGCAGGTCCTCGACGGACGGGCGCTGGGCGTCGAGGTAGATCGACGACGACGAGATCCCCTCGGCGAAGAGCTCGCGGCGGGCCAGCTCGTACGGGGACAACCGGTCGAAGCGCTCGCGCACCGCCTTGGTCGACGCCATGCCCCAGCTCTCCTTGTAGAGCCGGCCGGATGCGTCGCGCCGGAGGGCGCCCGGCGCCTCGATCGTGCCGGCGAACCACGAGCCGATCATCACCGCCGAGGCGCCCGCGGCGAGCGCGAGGGCGACGTCGCGCGGGTAGCGCACGCCGCCGTCGGCCCACACGTGGGCGCCGAGCTCGCGCGCGGCCTCCGCGGTCTCCAGCACGGCGGAGAACTGCGGGCGTCCGACCGCGGTCATCATGCGGGTCGTGCACATGGCGCCCGGGCCCACGCCGACCTTCAGGATGTCGGCGCCGGCCTCCACGAGGTCGGCGACGCCAGCCGCGGTCACGATGTTGCCCGCGACGATCGGCAGCCCGAGCCCGAGGTCGCGGACGATGCGGATCGCCCGGAGCATCCCTTCCTGGTGGCCGTGCGCGGTGTCGACGACGAGCAGGTCGACGCCCGCTTCGGCGAGTGCCCGCGCCTTGCCTGCGACGTCGCCGTTGATGCCGACGGCCGCCGCCACCCTCAGCCGGCCCGAAGCGTCGAGGTTCGGCCGGTAGATGGTGCCGCGCAGCGCGCTGCGTCGGCTGAGGGCGCCCACGACTCGCCCGTGCCTGAGGACGGGGGCGTACTCGAGCCCGGCGTCGACCATGAGGTCGAAGGCGCGACGCGGGTCGGAGACGTCCTCGGCGTCGAGCGACGGGAGTCCGCCGTGCACGAGATCGCCGAGCCGGGCGTCGGGCAGCGCGCTCGCGAGACGCTCGGCGGCGATGCATCCGGCGAACGTCCCGTCGTCGTCCTGGAGGACGATGCCCTGCCCGGCGACCGGGGGCAGCACCTCGAGGGCGTCGGCGGCGGTCGCGTCGGGCGAGAACGAGACGGGGGTGTCGAAGACCGGAGACTGCGCCTTGACCCAGCGGATGGCGGCGTCGAGGTCTTGCAAGTGCAGGTCCTGCGGGAGGACGCCGATGCCGCCGCGGCGGGCGAGCGACGCGGCGAGCCGCGGGCCGGTGACGGAGTTCATGTTCGCCGAGACGATCGGCACGGTCGCACCCGATCCGTCTGCCGTCTCGAGCGACACGTCGAGCCGGCTGGTCACGCCCGACCGGCTCGGCACGAGGAACACGTCGGAGTACGTCAGGTCGTGGCTCGGCGTCGTCCGGTAGAACTCCATGCGTCCCACGCTACCCGGGCGCGGGGTGCCCCGGCCCGAGGCGCAGGGGTTTAGGCTTGTGTGGGCGATCGGACGCGCCCCTGCTCCCCTGCACGCGCGACCGCCGCCTGCGTAGGCATCCAGCGTCAATGGAGAGAGTGGGCGAGAGGCTGTGTCGAGCCAACTGACCGGGTCGGGTTCTGAAGAGAAGACGGCGGCGGAGTTCGGAGCCAACGAATGGCTCGTGGACGAGATGTACGAGAAGTACCTCGCCGACCCTTCATCGGTCGACAAGACCTGGTGGCCGGTGCTCGAGCAGTACCGGCAGTCGAAGGCCGAGCAGGCCACCGCCCCGCAGCAGCCGGCGGGAGGCGAGACGCCGCAGGCCGCGCAGCAGGCCGCGGCGCCCGACCAGGCGGCCGCCGCCCAGCAGCCCGCCGCAGCGCAGCCGCCCGCCGCGCAGCCGGCCGCCGAGCCCGGCGACGCCTCGCCCATCACGGCGCCCTCCCCCGTCCTCGGTCAGGCGCCGGAGGCGCGCACCACCTCGGTCGCTCCCCGCACCGCCCCGGTCCCCGCCGACGTCCCGGTCACGAGCCCCCAGCCGGTGGTCGCCGCCGAGCCCGAGGAAGACGAGGTCGTGCCGTTGAAGGGCATGCCCAAGACCCTCGCGGCGAACATGGATGCCTCGCTCACGGTGCCCACCGCCACGAGCGTGCGCACCGTGCCGGCGAAGCTCATGATCGACAACCGCATCGTGATCAACAACCACCTCCGTCGCACGCGCGGCGGCAAGGTGAGCTTCACGCACCTCATCGGCTGGGCGATCATCCAGGCGCTGAAGGAGTTCCCGAGCCAGAACGTCTTCTACTCCGAGGTCGACGGCAAGCCGAGCCTCGTGAAGCCGGCGCACATCGGACTCGGCATCGCGATCGACCTGCCGAAGCCCGACGGCTCGCGCGCCCTCCTCGTGCCGGCGATCAAGCGCGCCGAGACCATGACGTTCAACGAGTACCTCGCCGCCTACGAGGACCTCGTCGGACGCGCCCGCCAGAACAAGCTCAAGGCCGACGACTTCTCAGGCGCCACGATCTCGCTGACCAACCCGGGCGGCATCGGCACGGTCCACTCCGTGCCGCGCCTCATGAAGGGCCAGGGCTGCATCATCGGCGCCGGCGCCCTCGAGTACCCGGCCGAGTTCCAGGGCGCGAGCGAGAAGACGCTCGCGAACCTCGCGATCGGCAAGACCATCACGCTGACCTCGACCTACGACCACCGGGTCATCCAGGGCGCCGGCTCCGGCGAGTTCCTGAAGAAGGTGCACGAGCTGCTCATCGGGCAGCGCAACTTCTACGAGGACATCTTCGCCGCGCTCCGCCTCCCGTACGAGCCCATCCGCTGGGCGCCCGACATCTCGGTCGACATCGCCAGCGCGATCGACAAGACCGCCCGGGTGCAGGAGCTCATCAACGCGTTCCGGGTGCGCGGCCATCTCATGGCCGACACCGACCCGCTCGAGTACGTGCAGCGCTCGCACCCCGACCTCGACATCGCGAGCCACGGCCTGACGTTCTGGGACCTCGACCGCGAGTTCGTGACGGGCGGCTTCGGCGACACGCGCACGGCACTGCTGCGCGACATCCTCGGCATCCTCCGCGACTCGTACTGCCGCACCATCGGCATCGAGTACATGCACATCCAAGACCCCGTGCAGCGCAAGTGGATCCAGGACCAGGTCGAGCGCAAGTACGAGAAGCCGACCCACGACGAGCAGATGCGCATCCTCCGCAAGCTCAACGAGGCCGAGGCGTTCGAGACCTTCCTGCAGACCAAGTACGTCGGCCAGAAGCGCTTCAGCCTCGAGGGCGGCGAGTCGGTCATCGCTCTGCTCGACGAGATCCTGCAAGGCGCCGCGAAGGAGGGCCTCGACGAGGTGGCCATCGGCATGGCGCACCGCGGCCGGCTCAACGTGCTGACGAACATCGCCGGCAAGACGTACGGCCAGGTCTTCCGCGAATTCGAGGGCACGGCGTCCGGCCACGGATCGGGCGACGTGAAGTACCACCTCGGCACCGAGGGCACCTTCACGGCCGACGACGGGCACCAGATCCCCGTGTCGCTCGCGGCCAACCCGTCGCACCTCGAGGCCGTCGACGGCGTGCTCGAGGGCATCGTCCGCGCCAAGCAGGACCGCAAGCCCATCGGCACGTTCTCGACGCTGCCGATCCTCATCCACGGCGACGCGGCGATGGCGGGCCAGGGCGTCGTGGTCGAGACGATGCAGATGTCTCAGCTGCGGGGGTACCGCACGGGCGGCACCATCCACGTGAACATCAACAACCAGGTCGGCTTCACGACGGTGCCGGGCGACGCGCGCTCGTCGATCTACTCGACGGATGTCGCGAAGACGATCCAGGCGCCGATCTTCCACGTGAACGGCGACGACCCGGAGGCCGTCGTCCGCGTCGCGGAACTCGCGTTCCGCTACCGCCAGGAGTTCAAGCGCGACGTCGTCATCGACCTGGTCTGCTACCGCCGTCGCGGACACAACGAGGGCGACGACCCCTCGATGACGCAGCCGCTGATGTACAACCTCATCGAGGCCAAGCGGTCGGTGCGCAAGCTCTACACCGAGGCCCTCGTCGGTCGCGGCGACATCACCGAGGAGGAGTACGAGGAGGCGCACCGCGACTTCCAGGACCGCCTCGAGCGGGCCTTCGCCGAGACGCACGCCGCCCAGACGGGCGCGATCCCGGTCGTCGGTGCGACCGGGGAGCTGTCGACCGAGCAGCCGGCCGCCGGCGAGCTCGAGACCACGGGTGTCTCGCTCGAGGTCGTGCACGCCATCGGCGACGCGTTCGACAACAAGCCGGCGGGCTTCACGGTGCACCCGAAGATCCAGCAGCTGCTCACCAAGCGCGTCGACATGAGCCGCAACGGCAAGATCGACTGGGGCTTCGGCGAGCTGCTCGCCCTCGGCTCGCTCCTCATCGAGGGCACGCCGGTGCGCTTCGCCGGGCAGGACGCCCGCCGCGGCACGTTCGTGCAGCGCCACGCGGTGCTCCACGACCGGGTGAACGGGCAGGAGTGGCTGCCGCTGCAGAACCTGTCGGAGAACCAGGCCCGGTTCTGGATCTACGACTCGCTGCTCAGCGAGTACGCGGCGATGGGCTTCGAGTACGGCTACTCGGTCGAGCGCGCCGACGCCCTCGTGGCGTGGGAGGCGCAGTTCGGCGACTTCGCCAACGGCGCGCAGACGA harbors:
- a CDS encoding amino acid ABC transporter ATP-binding protein, with the protein product MSGALLELRGIRRAYGEHEVLRGVDLDVGAHEVVALIGASGSGKSTLLRTVNLLEPIDDGIIRLGGEDISDPRVDPDRVRSRIGAVFQAYNLFPHLSVLENVTLAARLVHRMPRQQAEAEAHRLLASIGLDGLAGAYPDRLSGGQQQRVAIVRAVLTGPELLLLDEVTSALDPELVGEVLALVRSLAEQGTTILMATHEMAFAREVADRVVFLDGGSIVEEGPAQEVLTDPREPRTREFLARFL
- a CDS encoding ADP/ATP-dependent (S)-NAD(P)H-hydrate dehydratase; amino-acid sequence: MDQASWGQWTAAEAASWIRRPAADDDKYRRGVLGVVTGSIEYPGAAVLGVEAAHRAGVGMVRYSGPRPVREAVLLRRPETVTQPGRVQAWLLGSGLDPSRRSFMLSGDLQHALASGLPVVLDAGGLDLVGTHTGPTVITPHAGELARLLATREVDTSVEEIRADPGAWAERAAHETGTAVLLKGATTYVCDPEGTRIAVAAPTHWLATAGTGDVLGGILGALAATHHERLATDAAALTRLAATAAYVHGEAARLASAAAGGGPVTALDVAEAVPRVVGALLG
- a CDS encoding HAD family phosphatase, whose translation is MTPTPPSPISLAPRVVVFDYGEVISRSPSEADRALLVARAGVPAEAFWPAYWAHREALDQGTASIAAYWRRVGADVGAAWTELDIHELWAIDHRGWLSVDPGTLAVLHALRDGGTRLALLSNAGADFSGWLRSGSFAPLFERVFVSGELGLVKPDAAIYERVIDELGIAPGEFVFIDNKAENVEGAIAVGGAGHVFTDAAALEAWLRELES
- a CDS encoding NADH:flavin oxidoreductase/NADH oxidase, with protein sequence MSAPSTAAGAAPASAADAASGPEDTPALFRPITIRGLEIRNRIWVPPLCQYSVTRRDGVPHDWHLVHLGSMAAGGAGLVLAEATAVSPEGRISDHDTGLWNDEQAEAWARITRFIRSQGAASGIQLAHAGRKASVWPEHLRRPGSQPLDEGGWTTVSASAVAFDGLREPVALDEADILQVIADFRAAARRAVDAGFDVVEVHAAHGYLVHQFLSPLSNRRDDRWGGPLEHRARLLLEIVRTVRAEIGDRMPLFVRFSATDWVEGGWDEAQTSTVARWAEEAGADFFDISTGGLVRDAGIPVGPGYQAPFAEYVGRHAGVEVSAVGRITTAEQAEQLVASGAADAVMLGKAQMRDPHFAMRAAHELGAGTSMWPVQYLRARPEVNGGDW
- a CDS encoding hemolysin family protein; amino-acid sequence: MSDWMGLVWLVVLLAGNAFFVGAEFAVISARRSQIEPLAERGSRRAKTALWAMEHATLMLAMSQLGITICSLLILNVSEPAIHHLLEIPLHLTGWPEEVIGTIAFVITLVLVSYLHVVFGEMVPKNLSFSLPDKAVLLLAPPLVWIARVFRFAIVALNATANGVLRLFRVEPKSEASSTFTLEEVQTIVDQSRREGVLDDASGTLTAAFEFTTKRVRDVAVPMAELVSLPPGATPADVERAVARHGFSRYVLVGADGDPEGYVHLKDVIDLDDDEFDDPLPAKRVRRLVSIFDGTDLEDALATMRRLGTHVARAFDEDGATTGVIFLEDIIEELVGEVQDATRRG
- a CDS encoding hemolysin family protein, whose protein sequence is MSEWILLGIGLLLTIGTGLFVASEFSLVNLDRADLESRRAKGETRLGMTIAALKITSTHLSSAQLGITLTTLLTGYTMEPAISSLLAGPLGAIGLPEALVRPVGATTAMIVATLLSMVIGELVPKNFALALPRQTAKLVMPFQAGFTWVFRPAISLLNGSANGILRSFGIEPKEELSGARSAEELSSLVRRSASAGLLEQDTATLLGRTLRFADHDASDVMTPRPRLAAVQRAESAEAVLELARQTGYSRFPVYDENLDDVVGVVHVKQAVAVPRERRPDVPASALQSEVLRVPETMTLDTLLGELRGRGFQMAVVVDEYGGTAGVATLEDLVEELVGEVADEHDRTRAGIVRRGDQVSFPGILRPDELLDRTAIRVPEDGDYETVAGFVTSALGRLAAVGDEVAIDGGRLVVQRLDGRRIDRLRFIPDPLPEAADEAEIADVPSRREDER
- a CDS encoding GuaB1 family IMP dehydrogenase-related protein; this encodes MEFYRTTPSHDLTYSDVFLVPSRSGVTSRLDVSLETADGSGATVPIVSANMNSVTGPRLAASLARRGGIGVLPQDLHLQDLDAAIRWVKAQSPVFDTPVSFSPDATAADALEVLPPVAGQGIVLQDDDGTFAGCIAAERLASALPDARLGDLVHGGLPSLDAEDVSDPRRAFDLMVDAGLEYAPVLRHGRVVGALSRRSALRGTIYRPNLDASGRLRVAAAVGINGDVAGKARALAEAGVDLLVVDTAHGHQEGMLRAIRIVRDLGLGLPIVAGNIVTAAGVADLVEAGADILKVGVGPGAMCTTRMMTAVGRPQFSAVLETAEAARELGAHVWADGGVRYPRDVALALAAGASAVMIGSWFAGTIEAPGALRRDASGRLYKESWGMASTKAVRERFDRLSPYELARRELFAEGISSSSIYLDAQRPSVEDLLDMITSGVRSSATYAGATTLAEFHERALVGIQSAAGYEEGKALPVSW
- a CDS encoding multifunctional oxoglutarate decarboxylase/oxoglutarate dehydrogenase thiamine pyrophosphate-binding subunit/dihydrolipoyllysine-residue succinyltransferase subunit, with the protein product MSSQLTGSGSEEKTAAEFGANEWLVDEMYEKYLADPSSVDKTWWPVLEQYRQSKAEQATAPQQPAGGETPQAAQQAAAPDQAAAAQQPAAAQPPAAQPAAEPGDASPITAPSPVLGQAPEARTTSVAPRTAPVPADVPVTSPQPVVAAEPEEDEVVPLKGMPKTLAANMDASLTVPTATSVRTVPAKLMIDNRIVINNHLRRTRGGKVSFTHLIGWAIIQALKEFPSQNVFYSEVDGKPSLVKPAHIGLGIAIDLPKPDGSRALLVPAIKRAETMTFNEYLAAYEDLVGRARQNKLKADDFSGATISLTNPGGIGTVHSVPRLMKGQGCIIGAGALEYPAEFQGASEKTLANLAIGKTITLTSTYDHRVIQGAGSGEFLKKVHELLIGQRNFYEDIFAALRLPYEPIRWAPDISVDIASAIDKTARVQELINAFRVRGHLMADTDPLEYVQRSHPDLDIASHGLTFWDLDREFVTGGFGDTRTALLRDILGILRDSYCRTIGIEYMHIQDPVQRKWIQDQVERKYEKPTHDEQMRILRKLNEAEAFETFLQTKYVGQKRFSLEGGESVIALLDEILQGAAKEGLDEVAIGMAHRGRLNVLTNIAGKTYGQVFREFEGTASGHGSGDVKYHLGTEGTFTADDGHQIPVSLAANPSHLEAVDGVLEGIVRAKQDRKPIGTFSTLPILIHGDAAMAGQGVVVETMQMSQLRGYRTGGTIHVNINNQVGFTTVPGDARSSIYSTDVAKTIQAPIFHVNGDDPEAVVRVAELAFRYRQEFKRDVVIDLVCYRRRGHNEGDDPSMTQPLMYNLIEAKRSVRKLYTEALVGRGDITEEEYEEAHRDFQDRLERAFAETHAAQTGAIPVVGATGELSTEQPAAGELETTGVSLEVVHAIGDAFDNKPAGFTVHPKIQQLLTKRVDMSRNGKIDWGFGELLALGSLLIEGTPVRFAGQDARRGTFVQRHAVLHDRVNGQEWLPLQNLSENQARFWIYDSLLSEYAAMGFEYGYSVERADALVAWEAQFGDFANGAQTIIDEFISSAEQKWGQRSSVVLLLPHGYEGQGPDHSSARIERYLQLCAENNMTVARPSTPASYFHLLRRQAYARPRRPLVVFTPKAMLRLRGATSEVADFTSGRFEPVLDDARITDKAAVKRVVFLSGKLYYDLLAELEKHPNPEIALVRLEQLYPLPAGELKAIADSYPNAELVWAQDEPENQGAWPYFVIETNKLGPREVRVVSRAAAASPATGSAKRHAAEQQEIVRTALTL